One part of the Salmo salar chromosome ssa10, Ssal_v3.1, whole genome shotgun sequence genome encodes these proteins:
- the ppfibp1b gene encoding liprin-beta-1 isoform X7, giving the protein MMSDASDMLAAALEQMDGIIAGSKAMDYSNGLFDCQSPTSPFMGSLRALNLLEDLRGVLELMDTEEREGLRCQIPDATADSLVDWLQQGHLMSNGHHISMGGDLYQERLSRLEGDKESLVLQVSVLTDQVEAQGEKIRDLDMCLDEHREKLNATEEMLQQELLCRTALETQKQDLMAEVSNLKLNSSETDRLHFDFSDNEDMVLEMNELRYRVTEMESERLQYEKKLKSTKEELAMLRRHLEGRDRELRRLHDETGFRGITPVGMDSGDRDVEVQRMKKAVESLMAANEEKDRKIEELRQSLLHYKKVQDRSSMQGEKERTQDGESDESNSDSSLSMMSTTTALVAMESERHALAGDEVAGKSPDALEMHYGVTEVSSPTPSPSVQSACDPKRGPELDQPEPESEAGGQEESQQAPLSCDTPQTLDSPNSGSQDNLYVSNSEKNKAVEEISKISERPPKSPSSSHPVTTEDDRFGNKKARSSFGRGFFKIKGGKRTASTPNLDRSRSASAPMLAETEREEGTDHLDLAGLPQRSANSDSTNTLTSVTSTTSPECKKKSRGIKGLFGKLRRSQSTTFNLDDNLSEAVEFKRGGVRATAGPRLGWSRDLQRLPKNDLDTPFARWSKDQVCDWLQEQGLGLYLNMARVWISSGQTLLQGSQQDLEKELGIKHPLHRKKLQLALQALGSEEDDNKGKLDYNWVTRWLDDIGLPQYKTQFDEGRVDGRMLHYMTVDDLLSLKVGSVLHHLSIKRAIQVLRLNNYEPNCLRRRPSDENNITPAEISQWTNHRVMEWLRSVDLAEYAPNLRGSGVHGGLMVLEPRFNVETMALLLNIPPNKTLLRRHLATHFNLLVGSEAQGLKQDCLENPDYTLLTATAKVKPRKMSFGSFGSLRKKRQDDSEEYVCPMDVEMPKGRSFQKGYELQLYEDDIDRMEDSEGTVRQIGAFSEGIQNLTSMLKDDEFFKEISNSPNPSITDDDSNM; this is encoded by the exons ATGATGTCTGATGCCAGTgacatgttggcagcagccttgGAGCAGATGGATGGGATAATAGCAG GTTCCAAGGCTATGGACTACTCTAACGGGCTGTTTGACTGCCAGTCGCCCACCTCTCCCTTCATGGGCAGCCTGCGGGCGCTGAACCTGCTGGAGGACCTCCGGGGCGTGCTGGAGCTGATggacacagaggagagggagggcctGCGCTGCCAGATCCCTGACGCCACCGCAGACAGCCTGGTGGACTGGCTGCAGCAGGGACACCTGATG TCCAATGGTCACCACATCTCCATGGGTGGGGACCTCTACCAGGAGAGACTGTCTCGGCTGGAGGGTGACAAGGAATCCCTGGTGCTTCAG GTGAGTGTGTTGACAGACCAGGTGGAGGCGCAGGGGGAGAAGATAAGGGACTTGGACATGTGTTTGGATGAGCACCGGGAGAAACTGAACGCCACTGAGGAGATGCTGCAACAG GAGCTCCTGTGCAGAACGGCTCTGGAGACTCAGAAACAGGACCTGATGGCTGAGGTGTCCAACCTGAAGCTGAACTCATCTGAGACGGACAGACTGCACTTTGACTTCAGCGACAATGAG GACATGGTTCTGGAGATGAATGAACTGAGGTACAGAGTGACTGAGATGGAGAGTGAAAGACTACAGTATGAGAAGAAACTGAAATCCACTAAG GAGGAGCTGGCAATGCTGAGGAGGCATCtggagggaagagacagagagctgaGGAGGTTACACGACGAGACTGGGTTCAGAGGCATCACACCGGTTGGAATGGACAGTGGAGACAGAG ATGTGGAAGTGCAGAGAATGAAAAAAGCAGTGGAATCACTGATGGCAGCCAATGAGGAGAag GATCGTAAGATTGAGGAGTTGAGGCAGTCGCTGCTGCACTACAAGAAGGTCCAGGACAGGAGTTCAATGCAAGGGGAGAAAG AGAGAACCCAAGACGGCGAGAGTGACGAGAGTAACAGCGACAGCTCCCTCTCCATGATGTCAACGACAACCGCCCTGGTTGCCATGGAGTCGGAGAGGCACGCTCTAGCCGGAGACGAAGTTGCAGGGAAAAGCCCAGACGCG CTGGAGATGCACTATGGAGTTACTGAAGTGTCTTCGCCCACACCCAGCCCTTCAGTCCAGTCAGCATGCGATCCAAAAAGGGGGCCAGAGCTGGACCAACCTGAACCAGAGAG CGAGGCAGGGGGCCAGGAAGAGTCACAGCAGGCCCCCCTTTCATGTGATACTCCACA GACCCTGGATAGCCCCAATTCAGGGAGTCAGGACAACTTGTATGTCAGCAACAGCGAAAAG aataaggctgtggaGGAGATCAGTAAGATCAGCGAGCGCCCGCCCAAGTCTCCCTCTTCGTCTCACCCCGTGACCACGGAGGATGACCGCTTCGGTAACAAGAAGGCTCGCTCCTCCTTCGGCCGTGGCTTCTTCAAGATCAAGGGAGGCAAGAGGACAGCCAGCACCCCTAACCTGG ATCGCAGCCGGAGTGCGAGTGCGCCTATGCTAG CTGAGACTGAGCGAGAGGAGGGCACTGACCATCTGGACCTGGCCGGTCTACCCCAAAGGTCAGCCAACAGCGACAGCACCAACACACTGACAAGTGTAACCTCCACTACATCCCCCGAGTGCAAGAAGAAGTCCAGGGGAATCAAGGGGCTCTTTGGAAA GCTGAGGAGAAGTCAGTCCACCACGTTCAACCTGGATGACAACCTATCAGAGGCAGTCGAGTTCAAGAGAGGCGGAGTCCGAGCCACAGCAGGTCCCAGACTGGGCTGGTCCCGTGACCTACAGAGATTACCCAAGAA TGACCTGGACACCCCGTTTGCCCGCTGGTCCAAGGATCAGGTGTGTGACTGGCTGCAGGAGCAGGGGCTGGGGCTCTACCTGAACATGGCCCGCGTGTGGATCTCTTCTGGACAGACTCTGCTGCAGGGTTCACAGCAGGACCTAGAGAAG gagctGGGCATTAAACACCCGCTGCACAGGAAGAAGCTCCAGCTGGCCCTGCAGGCCCTGGGCTCTGAGGAGGATGACAACAAGGGCAAACTGGACTACAACTGGGTGACCA GGTGGCTGGATGACATTGGCCTGCCTCAGTATAAGACCCAGTTTGATGAGGGGAGGGTGGATGGCCGCATGCTGCACTACATGACAGTA GATGACCTGCTATCTCTGAAGGTGGGCAGTGTGCTCCACCACCTCAGCATCAAGAGAGCCATTCAGGTGCTGCGCCTCAACAACTACGAGCCCAACTGCCTGCGCCGACGGCCCTCCGACGAG AACAACATCACCCCGGCAGAGATCTCCCAGTGGACCAATCACAGAGTGATGGAGTGGCTGAGATCAGTGGACCTGGCAGAGTACGCCCCCAACCTGAGGGGCAGCGGCGTTCACGGGGGACTCATG GTGCTGGAGCCACGGTTCAATGTGGAGACCATGGCCCTGCTGCTGAACATTCCCCCCAACAAGACCTTGCTGCGGAGGCACCTGGCCACCCACTTCAACCTGCTAGTAGGCTCTGAGGCCCAGGGGCTCAAACAGGATTGTCTGGAGAATCCCGACTACACCCTGCTCACCGCCACCGCCAAGGTCAAG CCGAGGAAGATGTCGTTCGGGAGCTTCGGCAGCCTGAGGAAGAAGAGGCAGGATGACAGTGAGGAGTATGTCTGCCCCATGGACGTGGAGATGCCAAAGGGACGTAGCTTCCAGAAAGGCTATGAGCTTCAGCTCTACGAGGACGACATTGACCGG ATGGAGGACTCAGAGGGAACTGTGAGGCAGATCGGAGCTTTCTCCGAGGGCATCCAAAATTTGACG AGCATGCTGAAAGACGATGAATTTTTCAAAGAGATCTCCAACTCACCCAACCCCAGCATAACAGATGACGATTCCAACATGTGA
- the ppfibp1b gene encoding liprin-beta-1 isoform X3, whose translation MMSDASDMLAAALEQMDGIIAGSKAMDYSNGLFDCQSPTSPFMGSLRALNLLEDLRGVLELMDTEEREGLRCQIPDATADSLVDWLQQGHLMSNGHHISMGGDLYQERLSRLEGDKESLVLQVSVLTDQVEAQGEKIRDLDMCLDEHREKLNATEEMLQQELLCRTALETQKQDLMAEVSNLKLNSSETDRLHFDFSDNEDMVLEMNELRYRVTEMESERLQYEKKLKSTKSLMAKLSSLKIKVGQMQYEKQRKENKLQALKEELAMLRRHLEGRDRELRRLHDETGFRGITPVGMDSGDRDVEVQRMKKAVESLMAANEEKDRKIEELRQSLLHYKKVQDRSSMQGEKERTQDGESDESNSDSSLSMMSTTTALVAMESERHALAGDEVAGKSPDALEMHYGVTEVSSPTPSPSVQSACDPKRGPELDQPEPESEAGGQEESQQAPLSCDTPQTLDSPNSGSQDNLYVSNSEKNKAVEEISKISERPPKSPSSSHPVTTEDDRFGNKKARSSFGRGFFKIKGGKRTASTPNLDRSRSASAPMLAETEREEGTDHLDLAGLPQRSANSDSTNTLTSVTSTTSPECKKKSRGIKGLFGKLRRSQSTTFNLDDNLSEAVEFKRGGVRATAGPRLGWSRDLQRLPKNDLDTPFARWSKDQVCDWLQEQGLGLYLNMARVWISSGQTLLQGSQQDLEKELGIKHPLHRKKLQLALQALGSEEDDNKGKLDYNWVTRWLDDIGLPQYKTQFDEGRVDGRMLHYMTVDDLLSLKVGSVLHHLSIKRAIQVLRLNNYEPNCLRRRPSDENNITPAEISQWTNHRVMEWLRSVDLAEYAPNLRGSGVHGGLMVLEPRFNVETMALLLNIPPNKTLLRRHLATHFNLLVGSEAQGLKQDCLENPDYTLLTATAKVKPRKMSFGSFGSLRKKRQDDSEEYVCPMDVEMPKGRSFQKGYELQLYEDDIDRMEDSEGTVRQIGAFSEGIQNLTSMLKDDEFFKEISNSPNPSITDDDSNM comes from the exons ATGATGTCTGATGCCAGTgacatgttggcagcagccttgGAGCAGATGGATGGGATAATAGCAG GTTCCAAGGCTATGGACTACTCTAACGGGCTGTTTGACTGCCAGTCGCCCACCTCTCCCTTCATGGGCAGCCTGCGGGCGCTGAACCTGCTGGAGGACCTCCGGGGCGTGCTGGAGCTGATggacacagaggagagggagggcctGCGCTGCCAGATCCCTGACGCCACCGCAGACAGCCTGGTGGACTGGCTGCAGCAGGGACACCTGATG TCCAATGGTCACCACATCTCCATGGGTGGGGACCTCTACCAGGAGAGACTGTCTCGGCTGGAGGGTGACAAGGAATCCCTGGTGCTTCAG GTGAGTGTGTTGACAGACCAGGTGGAGGCGCAGGGGGAGAAGATAAGGGACTTGGACATGTGTTTGGATGAGCACCGGGAGAAACTGAACGCCACTGAGGAGATGCTGCAACAG GAGCTCCTGTGCAGAACGGCTCTGGAGACTCAGAAACAGGACCTGATGGCTGAGGTGTCCAACCTGAAGCTGAACTCATCTGAGACGGACAGACTGCACTTTGACTTCAGCGACAATGAG GACATGGTTCTGGAGATGAATGAACTGAGGTACAGAGTGACTGAGATGGAGAGTGAAAGACTACAGTATGAGAAGAAACTGAAATCCACTAAG TCATTAATGGCCAAGCTTTCTAGCCTGAAAATCAAAGTGGGCCAGATGCAGTATGAGAAACAGAGGAAGGAAAACAAACTGCAGGCCCTGAAG GAGGAGCTGGCAATGCTGAGGAGGCATCtggagggaagagacagagagctgaGGAGGTTACACGACGAGACTGGGTTCAGAGGCATCACACCGGTTGGAATGGACAGTGGAGACAGAG ATGTGGAAGTGCAGAGAATGAAAAAAGCAGTGGAATCACTGATGGCAGCCAATGAGGAGAag GATCGTAAGATTGAGGAGTTGAGGCAGTCGCTGCTGCACTACAAGAAGGTCCAGGACAGGAGTTCAATGCAAGGGGAGAAAG AGAGAACCCAAGACGGCGAGAGTGACGAGAGTAACAGCGACAGCTCCCTCTCCATGATGTCAACGACAACCGCCCTGGTTGCCATGGAGTCGGAGAGGCACGCTCTAGCCGGAGACGAAGTTGCAGGGAAAAGCCCAGACGCG CTGGAGATGCACTATGGAGTTACTGAAGTGTCTTCGCCCACACCCAGCCCTTCAGTCCAGTCAGCATGCGATCCAAAAAGGGGGCCAGAGCTGGACCAACCTGAACCAGAGAG CGAGGCAGGGGGCCAGGAAGAGTCACAGCAGGCCCCCCTTTCATGTGATACTCCACA GACCCTGGATAGCCCCAATTCAGGGAGTCAGGACAACTTGTATGTCAGCAACAGCGAAAAG aataaggctgtggaGGAGATCAGTAAGATCAGCGAGCGCCCGCCCAAGTCTCCCTCTTCGTCTCACCCCGTGACCACGGAGGATGACCGCTTCGGTAACAAGAAGGCTCGCTCCTCCTTCGGCCGTGGCTTCTTCAAGATCAAGGGAGGCAAGAGGACAGCCAGCACCCCTAACCTGG ATCGCAGCCGGAGTGCGAGTGCGCCTATGCTAG CTGAGACTGAGCGAGAGGAGGGCACTGACCATCTGGACCTGGCCGGTCTACCCCAAAGGTCAGCCAACAGCGACAGCACCAACACACTGACAAGTGTAACCTCCACTACATCCCCCGAGTGCAAGAAGAAGTCCAGGGGAATCAAGGGGCTCTTTGGAAA GCTGAGGAGAAGTCAGTCCACCACGTTCAACCTGGATGACAACCTATCAGAGGCAGTCGAGTTCAAGAGAGGCGGAGTCCGAGCCACAGCAGGTCCCAGACTGGGCTGGTCCCGTGACCTACAGAGATTACCCAAGAA TGACCTGGACACCCCGTTTGCCCGCTGGTCCAAGGATCAGGTGTGTGACTGGCTGCAGGAGCAGGGGCTGGGGCTCTACCTGAACATGGCCCGCGTGTGGATCTCTTCTGGACAGACTCTGCTGCAGGGTTCACAGCAGGACCTAGAGAAG gagctGGGCATTAAACACCCGCTGCACAGGAAGAAGCTCCAGCTGGCCCTGCAGGCCCTGGGCTCTGAGGAGGATGACAACAAGGGCAAACTGGACTACAACTGGGTGACCA GGTGGCTGGATGACATTGGCCTGCCTCAGTATAAGACCCAGTTTGATGAGGGGAGGGTGGATGGCCGCATGCTGCACTACATGACAGTA GATGACCTGCTATCTCTGAAGGTGGGCAGTGTGCTCCACCACCTCAGCATCAAGAGAGCCATTCAGGTGCTGCGCCTCAACAACTACGAGCCCAACTGCCTGCGCCGACGGCCCTCCGACGAG AACAACATCACCCCGGCAGAGATCTCCCAGTGGACCAATCACAGAGTGATGGAGTGGCTGAGATCAGTGGACCTGGCAGAGTACGCCCCCAACCTGAGGGGCAGCGGCGTTCACGGGGGACTCATG GTGCTGGAGCCACGGTTCAATGTGGAGACCATGGCCCTGCTGCTGAACATTCCCCCCAACAAGACCTTGCTGCGGAGGCACCTGGCCACCCACTTCAACCTGCTAGTAGGCTCTGAGGCCCAGGGGCTCAAACAGGATTGTCTGGAGAATCCCGACTACACCCTGCTCACCGCCACCGCCAAGGTCAAG CCGAGGAAGATGTCGTTCGGGAGCTTCGGCAGCCTGAGGAAGAAGAGGCAGGATGACAGTGAGGAGTATGTCTGCCCCATGGACGTGGAGATGCCAAAGGGACGTAGCTTCCAGAAAGGCTATGAGCTTCAGCTCTACGAGGACGACATTGACCGG ATGGAGGACTCAGAGGGAACTGTGAGGCAGATCGGAGCTTTCTCCGAGGGCATCCAAAATTTGACG AGCATGCTGAAAGACGATGAATTTTTCAAAGAGATCTCCAACTCACCCAACCCCAGCATAACAGATGACGATTCCAACATGTGA
- the ppfibp1b gene encoding liprin-beta-1 isoform X6, whose translation MMSDASDMLAAALEQMDGIIAGSKAMDYSNGLFDCQSPTSPFMGSLRALNLLEDLRGVLELMDTEEREGLRCQIPDATADSLVDWLQQGHLMSNGHHISMGGDLYQERLSRLEGDKESLVLQVSVLTDQVEAQGEKIRDLDMCLDEHREKLNATEEMLQQELLCRTALETQKQDLMAEVSNLKLNSSETDRLHFDFSDNEDMVLEMNELRYRVTEMESERLQYEKKLKSTKEELAMLRRHLEGRDRELRRLHDETGFRGITPVGMDSGDRVSHPDETLKLRLKEKHVEVQRMKKAVESLMAANEEKDRKIEELRQSLLHYKKVQDRSSMQGEKERTQDGESDESNSDSSLSMMSTTTALVAMESERHALAGDEVAGKSPDALEMHYGVTEVSSPTPSPSVQSACDPKRGPELDQPEPESEAGGQEESQQAPLSCDTPQTLDSPNSGSQDNLYVSNSEKNKAVEEISKISERPPKSPSSSHPVTTEDDRFGNKKARSSFGRGFFKIKGGKRTASTPNLDRSRSASAPMLAETEREEGTDHLDLAGLPQRSANSDSTNTLTSVTSTTSPECKKKSRGIKGLFGKLRRSQSTTFNLDDNLSEAVEFKRGGVRATAGPRLGWSRDLQRLPKNDLDTPFARWSKDQVCDWLQEQGLGLYLNMARVWISSGQTLLQGSQQDLEKELGIKHPLHRKKLQLALQALGSEEDDNKGKLDYNWVTRWLDDIGLPQYKTQFDEGRVDGRMLHYMTVDDLLSLKVGSVLHHLSIKRAIQVLRLNNYEPNCLRRRPSDENNITPAEISQWTNHRVMEWLRSVDLAEYAPNLRGSGVHGGLMVLEPRFNVETMALLLNIPPNKTLLRRHLATHFNLLVGSEAQGLKQDCLENPDYTLLTATAKVKPRKMSFGSFGSLRKKRQDDSEEYVCPMDVEMPKGRSFQKGYELQLYEDDIDRMEDSEGTVRQIGAFSEGIQNLTSMLKDDEFFKEISNSPNPSITDDDSNM comes from the exons ATGATGTCTGATGCCAGTgacatgttggcagcagccttgGAGCAGATGGATGGGATAATAGCAG GTTCCAAGGCTATGGACTACTCTAACGGGCTGTTTGACTGCCAGTCGCCCACCTCTCCCTTCATGGGCAGCCTGCGGGCGCTGAACCTGCTGGAGGACCTCCGGGGCGTGCTGGAGCTGATggacacagaggagagggagggcctGCGCTGCCAGATCCCTGACGCCACCGCAGACAGCCTGGTGGACTGGCTGCAGCAGGGACACCTGATG TCCAATGGTCACCACATCTCCATGGGTGGGGACCTCTACCAGGAGAGACTGTCTCGGCTGGAGGGTGACAAGGAATCCCTGGTGCTTCAG GTGAGTGTGTTGACAGACCAGGTGGAGGCGCAGGGGGAGAAGATAAGGGACTTGGACATGTGTTTGGATGAGCACCGGGAGAAACTGAACGCCACTGAGGAGATGCTGCAACAG GAGCTCCTGTGCAGAACGGCTCTGGAGACTCAGAAACAGGACCTGATGGCTGAGGTGTCCAACCTGAAGCTGAACTCATCTGAGACGGACAGACTGCACTTTGACTTCAGCGACAATGAG GACATGGTTCTGGAGATGAATGAACTGAGGTACAGAGTGACTGAGATGGAGAGTGAAAGACTACAGTATGAGAAGAAACTGAAATCCACTAAG GAGGAGCTGGCAATGCTGAGGAGGCATCtggagggaagagacagagagctgaGGAGGTTACACGACGAGACTGGGTTCAGAGGCATCACACCGGTTGGAATGGACAGTGGAGACAGAG TCTCTCACCCAGATGAAACTCTTAAATTGAGGCTGAAAGAGAAAC ATGTGGAAGTGCAGAGAATGAAAAAAGCAGTGGAATCACTGATGGCAGCCAATGAGGAGAag GATCGTAAGATTGAGGAGTTGAGGCAGTCGCTGCTGCACTACAAGAAGGTCCAGGACAGGAGTTCAATGCAAGGGGAGAAAG AGAGAACCCAAGACGGCGAGAGTGACGAGAGTAACAGCGACAGCTCCCTCTCCATGATGTCAACGACAACCGCCCTGGTTGCCATGGAGTCGGAGAGGCACGCTCTAGCCGGAGACGAAGTTGCAGGGAAAAGCCCAGACGCG CTGGAGATGCACTATGGAGTTACTGAAGTGTCTTCGCCCACACCCAGCCCTTCAGTCCAGTCAGCATGCGATCCAAAAAGGGGGCCAGAGCTGGACCAACCTGAACCAGAGAG CGAGGCAGGGGGCCAGGAAGAGTCACAGCAGGCCCCCCTTTCATGTGATACTCCACA GACCCTGGATAGCCCCAATTCAGGGAGTCAGGACAACTTGTATGTCAGCAACAGCGAAAAG aataaggctgtggaGGAGATCAGTAAGATCAGCGAGCGCCCGCCCAAGTCTCCCTCTTCGTCTCACCCCGTGACCACGGAGGATGACCGCTTCGGTAACAAGAAGGCTCGCTCCTCCTTCGGCCGTGGCTTCTTCAAGATCAAGGGAGGCAAGAGGACAGCCAGCACCCCTAACCTGG ATCGCAGCCGGAGTGCGAGTGCGCCTATGCTAG CTGAGACTGAGCGAGAGGAGGGCACTGACCATCTGGACCTGGCCGGTCTACCCCAAAGGTCAGCCAACAGCGACAGCACCAACACACTGACAAGTGTAACCTCCACTACATCCCCCGAGTGCAAGAAGAAGTCCAGGGGAATCAAGGGGCTCTTTGGAAA GCTGAGGAGAAGTCAGTCCACCACGTTCAACCTGGATGACAACCTATCAGAGGCAGTCGAGTTCAAGAGAGGCGGAGTCCGAGCCACAGCAGGTCCCAGACTGGGCTGGTCCCGTGACCTACAGAGATTACCCAAGAA TGACCTGGACACCCCGTTTGCCCGCTGGTCCAAGGATCAGGTGTGTGACTGGCTGCAGGAGCAGGGGCTGGGGCTCTACCTGAACATGGCCCGCGTGTGGATCTCTTCTGGACAGACTCTGCTGCAGGGTTCACAGCAGGACCTAGAGAAG gagctGGGCATTAAACACCCGCTGCACAGGAAGAAGCTCCAGCTGGCCCTGCAGGCCCTGGGCTCTGAGGAGGATGACAACAAGGGCAAACTGGACTACAACTGGGTGACCA GGTGGCTGGATGACATTGGCCTGCCTCAGTATAAGACCCAGTTTGATGAGGGGAGGGTGGATGGCCGCATGCTGCACTACATGACAGTA GATGACCTGCTATCTCTGAAGGTGGGCAGTGTGCTCCACCACCTCAGCATCAAGAGAGCCATTCAGGTGCTGCGCCTCAACAACTACGAGCCCAACTGCCTGCGCCGACGGCCCTCCGACGAG AACAACATCACCCCGGCAGAGATCTCCCAGTGGACCAATCACAGAGTGATGGAGTGGCTGAGATCAGTGGACCTGGCAGAGTACGCCCCCAACCTGAGGGGCAGCGGCGTTCACGGGGGACTCATG GTGCTGGAGCCACGGTTCAATGTGGAGACCATGGCCCTGCTGCTGAACATTCCCCCCAACAAGACCTTGCTGCGGAGGCACCTGGCCACCCACTTCAACCTGCTAGTAGGCTCTGAGGCCCAGGGGCTCAAACAGGATTGTCTGGAGAATCCCGACTACACCCTGCTCACCGCCACCGCCAAGGTCAAG CCGAGGAAGATGTCGTTCGGGAGCTTCGGCAGCCTGAGGAAGAAGAGGCAGGATGACAGTGAGGAGTATGTCTGCCCCATGGACGTGGAGATGCCAAAGGGACGTAGCTTCCAGAAAGGCTATGAGCTTCAGCTCTACGAGGACGACATTGACCGG ATGGAGGACTCAGAGGGAACTGTGAGGCAGATCGGAGCTTTCTCCGAGGGCATCCAAAATTTGACG AGCATGCTGAAAGACGATGAATTTTTCAAAGAGATCTCCAACTCACCCAACCCCAGCATAACAGATGACGATTCCAACATGTGA